Proteins encoded in a region of the Geobacillus genomosp. 3 genome:
- a CDS encoding YitT family protein, with product MIKKMVAIVEGSLLLGIGINVFLVPHHLLDGGMIGLGLIAKYVWHVQAGLTMIILSVPLYVAAWFYYRPFFYNSLHGLLFSSWMIDVLSVLRGIVTLDPLLSAIIGGMLVGAGIGLMLREETSTGGTDLLAQFIAKLTDWNVGVIIFVIDACIISIGSLMIDSVPFIYSFVVVAVVGAVTTMLTSEKTMGV from the coding sequence TCAACGTGTTTTTAGTCCCTCACCATTTGCTTGACGGGGGAATGATCGGCCTTGGGCTGATCGCCAAATACGTCTGGCACGTGCAAGCCGGTCTGACGATGATCATCTTAAGCGTTCCCCTTTACGTGGCGGCTTGGTTTTACTATCGCCCATTTTTTTACAACAGCTTGCACGGTCTTTTATTTTCCTCATGGATGATTGACGTATTATCGGTTTTGCGCGGCATTGTTACGTTGGATCCGCTCTTGAGCGCCATCATCGGGGGAATGCTTGTCGGTGCGGGCATCGGCCTCATGTTGCGCGAGGAGACAAGCACGGGCGGAACGGATTTGCTGGCTCAGTTTATCGCCAAACTGACAGATTGGAACGTCGGTGTCATTATATTCGTCATTGACGCCTGTATCATTTCGATCGGAAGCCTCATGATTGACTCGGTGCCATTTATTTATTCGTTTGTTGTCGTCGCAGTCGTCGGAGCGGTGACGACAATGCTAACGAGCGAAAAAACGATGGGGGTGTAA
- a CDS encoding S8 family peptidase, translated as MNRRYTIWAALGAAVVLVVAAAIGSTRPAPQERAPAPPRLEPFDTKDARTHPTVVTLDSLSAGERLKQQLNAHPGIREIRHNHRGDQSHYFTNEIAVRFRTPPDSRRLKQMETAIRGRLVKRLDHVFVFRSREQTYEEMRRYFRPLPSVEYCEPNYIYMQNGFPWPAEEPNDSFYARYQWNLPAIYTEAGWTLSRGKQTVPVAIIDSGVDLTHPDLVRRLGPGYNVLADDRPPDDENGHGTHVAGIVASQPNNGEGVAGITWFNPIMAVKVLNADGYGTSIDVAKGIRWAVDRGAKVINLSLGNYQPSSVLEEAIRYADAHDVVLVAASGNDSTSQPSFPAAYPEVISVGAVDPDLSYALYSNYGDYVDVVAPGTNIASTFAGHQYAALSGTSMAAPHVTALAALIRSVNPRLSNDEVRDIILRSADDLGERGKDPYYGSGLINVYRALELAKP; from the coding sequence ATGAATCGCCGATACACGATATGGGCTGCCCTCGGCGCCGCCGTCGTCCTCGTCGTTGCCGCCGCCATCGGCTCCACCCGGCCGGCACCGCAAGAGCGCGCCCCTGCCCCGCCGCGGCTTGAGCCGTTTGACACAAAAGACGCACGCACTCATCCGACGGTTGTCACCTTAGACAGCCTCAGTGCAGGAGAGCGGCTGAAACAACAGCTGAACGCGCACCCGGGCATTCGGGAAATTCGTCATAACCACCGCGGCGACCAAAGCCACTATTTTACCAATGAAATTGCTGTCCGCTTTCGGACGCCGCCGGACAGCCGCCGTCTCAAACAGATGGAAACAGCCATCCGCGGCCGGCTTGTCAAGCGGCTTGATCATGTGTTTGTTTTCCGTTCGCGCGAGCAGACGTACGAGGAAATGCGCCGCTATTTCCGCCCGCTTCCATCAGTCGAGTATTGTGAGCCGAACTACATTTACATGCAAAACGGCTTCCCGTGGCCAGCGGAAGAGCCGAATGATTCGTTTTATGCCCGCTATCAGTGGAATTTACCGGCCATTTATACGGAAGCCGGCTGGACGCTGTCGCGCGGCAAGCAAACCGTGCCCGTCGCCATCATCGACAGCGGGGTCGACTTGACTCATCCCGATTTAGTACGCCGCCTTGGCCCCGGATACAACGTGTTGGCCGACGACCGCCCTCCGGATGATGAAAACGGTCATGGCACCCATGTTGCCGGCATTGTCGCCTCACAGCCAAATAATGGCGAAGGGGTTGCCGGCATCACATGGTTCAATCCGATCATGGCGGTCAAAGTGTTAAACGCCGACGGCTATGGAACGAGTATTGACGTAGCCAAAGGCATCCGCTGGGCGGTCGACCGCGGGGCGAAAGTGATTAATTTAAGCCTTGGCAACTACCAGCCATCTTCGGTTCTCGAGGAAGCGATCCGCTATGCCGATGCCCATGATGTCGTGCTCGTCGCCGCTTCCGGCAATGACAGCACGTCCCAGCCGAGCTTCCCGGCCGCGTATCCGGAGGTGATCAGCGTCGGAGCGGTTGACCCGGACCTTTCCTACGCCTTGTACTCCAATTATGGCGATTATGTCGACGTCGTGGCGCCCGGGACGAACATTGCCAGCACGTTTGCCGGCCATCAATACGCCGCTCTTTCCGGCACGTCCATGGCAGCACCCCATGTTACGGCGCTCGCTGCTTTGATCCGTTCCGTCAATCCGCGGCTTTCGAATGATGAGGTGCGCGATATCATTCTACGAAGCGCTGATGATTTAGGCGAGAGAGGAAAAGATCCGTACTATGGCTCCGGACTCATCAACGTCTATCGCGCGCTCGAGCTGGCAAAACCGTGA
- a CDS encoding spore coat protein — translation MQTTMTPTGVLNDQMIAADCLISAKNAIKGCAMAIAEAATPEVRNTLKQQLNDAIAFHEQISQYMVNKGYYHPTNVQEQLRIDMQAAQQVLQSAGR, via the coding sequence ATGCAAACAACCATGACGCCAACCGGCGTATTAAACGATCAAATGATCGCTGCTGATTGCCTTATTAGCGCCAAAAACGCCATTAAAGGATGCGCGATGGCCATCGCCGAAGCGGCGACTCCGGAAGTGCGCAATACTTTGAAACAACAGTTAAACGATGCGATCGCGTTCCATGAGCAAATCAGCCAATATATGGTCAACAAAGGGTATTACCATCCGACCAACGTCCAAGAGCAGCTGCGCATCGATATGCAAGCGGCACAGCAAGTGCTGCAGTCGGCTGGACGCTGA
- a CDS encoding histidine kinase N-terminal domain-containing protein, with the protein MASAAQQLVTHLETHLPSFLAYWRRHMKIADDDKYLDRVEQNALAMFALVKEALLRSLSGETVEQLANKIAKERAEMNAGIGALVYNVSLGRRLIIKHALTAPLPTVELAPLIDHINELFDQFLFHAITEYNGLKEAELREKNMLIARSHQDRLSLLGQMSSSFVHEFRNPLTAIIGFIQLLKFEHPHLPYLDIIDHELQQLKFRISQFLHASRKEIVESEKETFSLHQLLEEIMDFLYATIVDSDVDISLVVDETIHIFAYKDQLRQVLVNILLNSIEAVKEKEKPRRIKITARSQDGTVIIEITNNGPAIPADIVETIFEPFFTTKKLGTGIGLYICKKVIEDHGGEISCSSDVNMTTFSIRLPV; encoded by the coding sequence TTGGCATCTGCCGCACAGCAGCTTGTCACCCATTTGGAAACCCATCTGCCTAGCTTCCTTGCCTATTGGCGGCGACATATGAAAATTGCCGACGATGATAAATATCTTGACCGCGTTGAACAAAATGCCTTGGCGATGTTTGCGTTAGTCAAAGAGGCGCTGTTGCGGTCGCTGTCCGGCGAGACAGTCGAACAGCTGGCCAACAAAATCGCCAAAGAACGGGCGGAAATGAATGCCGGCATCGGCGCCCTCGTCTATAATGTCAGCCTCGGCCGGCGGCTTATTATTAAGCACGCGTTGACCGCGCCATTGCCGACCGTCGAGCTGGCTCCGTTAATCGACCATATCAACGAGTTATTTGACCAGTTTTTGTTCCATGCCATCACCGAATATAACGGGCTAAAGGAAGCGGAGTTGCGCGAGAAAAACATGTTGATCGCCAGGTCACATCAAGATCGGCTGAGCTTGCTCGGGCAAATGTCATCCAGTTTTGTGCACGAATTCCGCAACCCGCTTACGGCCATTATTGGGTTTATTCAATTATTAAAGTTTGAACATCCGCATTTGCCATATTTGGATATTATCGATCACGAGTTGCAGCAGCTGAAATTTCGCATTTCGCAATTTTTGCATGCCTCACGCAAAGAAATTGTCGAGAGCGAAAAGGAAACTTTTTCGCTGCATCAACTGTTAGAGGAAATAATGGATTTTTTATACGCGACGATCGTCGACAGCGATGTCGACATTTCGTTGGTGGTCGATGAAACAATACATATTTTTGCCTATAAAGACCAGTTGCGCCAAGTATTGGTCAACATTTTACTCAATTCGATCGAAGCGGTGAAAGAAAAGGAAAAGCCGCGCCGCATCAAGATCACTGCCCGCTCCCAAGACGGAACGGTCATCATTGAAATCACCAACAACGGCCCGGCCATTCCCGCCGATATCGTCGAGACCATTTTTGAGCCGTTTTTTACGACAAAAAAATTAGGAACGGGCATCGGCCTTTACATTTGCAAAAAAGTGATTGAAGACCATGGCGGGGAAATCAGCTGTTCGTCCGACGTCAACATGACGACCTTCTCGATCCGGCTTCCTGTATAG
- the cysK gene encoding cysteine synthase A, whose product MKLYDSILDLIGGTPIVKLRRLPDPDGADVYMKLESFNPGGSVKDRPAWEMIRRAEAEGKITPGTSTIIEPTSGNTGIGLAMVCAARGYRCIITMPDNATIERVKILKAYGAEVHLTPAEKRMQGAIDEANRLASEIPDSFIPMQFENPANPDAHRHTTAAEIYEAFDGRLDAFVLTAGTGGTVTGTGEELKKRMPNLRIYVVEPYGSPVLSGGKPGPHKIPGTGPGFIPNILNRSIYDDIFLIKDEDAQQMARELAAKEGILVGASAAASAYYAIKVAKQLPKGARVLCMAPDSGERYLSSDLFAD is encoded by the coding sequence GTGAAATTGTATGACTCCATTTTAGACTTAATTGGCGGCACGCCGATCGTAAAGTTGCGGCGCCTTCCGGATCCGGACGGGGCGGATGTATATATGAAGCTCGAATCGTTTAATCCGGGCGGCAGCGTCAAAGACCGGCCGGCTTGGGAAATGATTCGCCGGGCAGAGGCGGAAGGAAAAATTACGCCGGGAACAAGCACGATCATCGAACCAACGTCCGGCAACACCGGCATCGGGTTGGCGATGGTGTGCGCCGCCAGAGGGTATCGGTGTATCATTACGATGCCGGATAACGCAACGATTGAGCGGGTGAAGATTTTAAAAGCGTACGGGGCGGAAGTGCATTTGACGCCGGCCGAGAAGCGGATGCAGGGGGCGATTGACGAAGCGAACCGGCTTGCTAGTGAGATTCCTGACAGCTTTATTCCGATGCAGTTTGAAAATCCAGCCAACCCGGACGCGCACCGGCATACGACGGCAGCCGAAATTTATGAAGCGTTTGACGGACGGCTGGATGCGTTCGTGCTCACCGCCGGCACCGGAGGGACGGTGACCGGGACAGGAGAAGAGCTGAAAAAGCGCATGCCGAATTTGCGCATTTACGTCGTTGAACCATACGGCTCACCTGTGCTGTCGGGCGGGAAGCCGGGACCGCATAAAATTCCCGGCACCGGTCCAGGGTTTATCCCGAACATTTTAAACCGCTCGATTTATGATGACATTTTTTTGATTAAAGATGAAGACGCCCAGCAGATGGCACGCGAACTGGCGGCAAAGGAAGGCATTTTGGTCGGCGCCTCGGCCGCGGCGAGCGCCTATTACGCCATCAAAGTAGCCAAGCAGCTGCCAAAAGGGGCGCGCGTCCTTTGCATGGCGCCGGATTCCGGGGAGCGGTATTTGTCATCAGATTTATTTGCTGATTAA
- a CDS encoding AbrB family transcriptional regulator codes for MHEERAWKKTIRLILTFIIGALGDIAFSLLHIPLHWVLGPAAALLAASHLFKEKLYWPTAIRNVGLIPIGYTLGAPVTAATLAEMARQLPTMMLATVLMLLFSFVVSSLVAKWTHLSLRSVVTGCIPGGLSQMLVLGEELKGVDPTVVTLFQVMRLMGVVFLVPLIALSPLLSEGAAGATDAGMAGGPDWTVGLALLYAAVTVAGALVGKRLRLPTAYLLGPIIGTAALVLVGTPAPHLPAPLLDVAQITMGTYLGLMLKPTAIEGKGKVMAASVLAGCALILFSMLSAFVLMSWHRIPYLTAFIALAPGGMDQMGILAQEAHASLAIVTGYQMFRIFFILFVVPPALKTLFSTRWFRRLEQWQTQQHG; via the coding sequence TTGCATGAGGAACGGGCATGGAAGAAAACCATCCGTCTCATATTGACGTTTATCATCGGTGCATTGGGCGACATTGCATTCTCCCTTTTGCACATTCCGCTCCATTGGGTGCTTGGCCCGGCGGCCGCTTTGTTGGCCGCCTCTCATCTTTTCAAAGAAAAGCTGTATTGGCCGACCGCTATCCGCAATGTCGGGCTCATTCCAATCGGCTACACGCTCGGTGCGCCGGTGACGGCGGCGACGCTCGCAGAAATGGCGCGGCAACTGCCGACGATGATGTTGGCGACGGTTTTGATGTTGCTGTTTAGCTTTGTCGTTTCCTCCCTTGTAGCGAAATGGACTCATCTTTCGCTCCGTTCAGTCGTCACCGGCTGCATTCCCGGCGGACTGTCACAAATGCTCGTTCTCGGCGAGGAGCTGAAAGGCGTCGATCCGACCGTCGTCACATTGTTTCAAGTGATGCGGCTGATGGGTGTCGTGTTTCTCGTTCCGCTTATCGCCTTAAGCCCGCTTTTGTCCGAAGGCGCCGCGGGAGCGACCGACGCCGGAATGGCCGGCGGGCCGGATTGGACTGTCGGCCTCGCTTTGCTTTATGCGGCTGTCACTGTGGCCGGTGCGCTAGTAGGGAAGCGCCTCCGATTGCCGACGGCCTATTTGCTCGGTCCGATCATCGGCACGGCAGCGCTCGTGCTTGTTGGAACGCCGGCCCCGCATTTGCCGGCTCCGCTGCTAGACGTCGCGCAAATTACGATGGGAACGTATCTCGGCCTGATGCTGAAGCCGACGGCGATCGAAGGGAAAGGGAAGGTGATGGCGGCGTCGGTTTTAGCCGGCTGCGCGCTTATTTTGTTTTCCATGCTATCAGCGTTCGTGTTAATGAGCTGGCACCGTATACCGTATTTGACGGCCTTTATCGCCTTAGCGCCGGGCGGCATGGATCAAATGGGCATTTTGGCGCAAGAAGCGCATGCGAGCCTAGCCATTGTCACCGGCTATCAAATGTTCCGCATTTTTTTCATTCTTTTTGTCGTTCCGCCAGCGTTGAAAACATTGTTTTCCACCCGTTGGTTTCGTCGGCTTGAGCAGTGGCAAACGCAGCAGCATGGCTGA